One genomic window of Kosmotoga olearia TBF 19.5.1 includes the following:
- a CDS encoding Glu/Leu/Phe/Val family dehydrogenase, which produces MSDISLFENALKQFRKAAEVMELDPCIAEVLSHPKRELTVHFPVRMDDGSIKVFTGHRVQHNIARGPAKGGIRYHPSVTLDEVKALAFWMTWKCAVVGIPYGGGKGGVAVDPAELSPAELERLSRRFFSEIQVIIGEDKDIPAPDVNTNPQVMAWYMDTYSMNVGHSVLGIVTGKPLDVGGSAGRTEATGRGVRVVTEEAINYNGLDPKNCTVAVQGFGNVGSYAAKLIKEEVGSKIIAVSDVSGAIYNPDGLDIDDVVAYRDQNNGLIKGYPKATAMTNEELLTMDVDILIPAALENAITMNNVEDVKAKIIVEGANGPVTPEAEEVLLKKGVFIVPDFLANAGGVTVSYFEWVQGLQWYFWDIEDVRKALHKIMRDSFYSVINTMRKYDTDMRTAAYIVAIDRVATATKLRGIYP; this is translated from the coding sequence GTGTCCGACATCAGTCTTTTTGAAAATGCTTTAAAGCAATTTCGCAAGGCTGCGGAAGTTATGGAACTCGATCCCTGTATAGCCGAGGTTCTTTCGCACCCTAAAAGGGAGCTTACAGTCCATTTCCCAGTAAGAATGGATGATGGAAGCATTAAAGTATTCACCGGACACAGGGTCCAGCATAACATTGCAAGAGGACCAGCTAAAGGTGGTATCCGTTATCACCCAAGCGTTACTCTTGATGAAGTCAAAGCTCTCGCTTTCTGGATGACATGGAAATGTGCCGTTGTTGGGATTCCCTATGGCGGTGGTAAGGGTGGAGTTGCTGTTGATCCAGCAGAACTTTCACCAGCTGAATTAGAAAGACTCTCTCGAAGGTTCTTCTCCGAAATTCAGGTAATAATCGGTGAGGATAAAGATATACCTGCTCCAGATGTTAATACGAACCCCCAGGTCATGGCATGGTATATGGATACGTATTCCATGAATGTTGGCCATTCGGTTTTAGGAATCGTTACCGGTAAGCCGTTAGATGTTGGCGGTTCTGCTGGTAGAACAGAAGCAACTGGTAGAGGTGTCAGGGTAGTCACTGAAGAGGCTATAAACTACAACGGCCTTGATCCCAAGAACTGTACAGTTGCCGTTCAGGGATTCGGAAATGTTGGTTCTTACGCCGCAAAGCTCATAAAGGAAGAAGTTGGAAGCAAAATCATTGCTGTTAGCGATGTTTCTGGTGCTATTTATAATCCGGATGGCCTGGATATAGATGATGTTGTAGCCTACCGCGATCAAAACAATGGACTCATTAAAGGATATCCAAAGGCAACTGCAATGACAAACGAGGAACTGCTGACAATGGACGTTGACATCCTTATTCCCGCTGCTCTCGAAAACGCGATCACAATGAACAACGTTGAAGACGTTAAGGCAAAAATAATTGTTGAAGGTGCAAACGGACCTGTAACCCCAGAAGCTGAAGAGGTTCTCCTTAAAAAAGGTGTCTTCATAGTTCCGGACTTCCTGGCCAACGCTGGAGGTGTTACTGTTTCATATTTCGAATGGGTACAGGGTCTTCAGTGGTACTTCTGGGACATCGAAGATGTTAGGAAGGCACTTCATAAAATAATGCGCGATTCCTTCTACAGTGTTATCAACACGATGAGAAAGTATGACACAGATATGAGAACGGCAGCTTACATCGTTGCCATCGATAGGGTAGCAACTGCGACGAAGCTTAGAGGTATTTATCCATAA
- the infB gene encoding translation initiation factor IF-2 — protein sequence MAKTRVYELAKRLKITTRELIDELEELGVSVKSHMSVLDDEIVNIIVGLYEEEEKAAKIKKSASSKKKTEKEVEEEEIETPKKKKKQEEKIPGEEKVLRITPDELKLDLLAEKMRVPVSKIVKDHFMKGIILRPAQSLSLEDANQIAAQYGWKLEIEKEEMADPLEALKKKYEELYKDESRLVQRPPVVTVMGHVDHGKTTLLDRIRKTSIAEKEVGGITQSIGAYHVEVNGKKITFIDTPGHEAFTEMRARGAQATDIVILVVAADDGVMPQTVEAYNHAKTAQVPIIVAINKIDKPNASIEATKQQLASKLGLVPEDWGGDTIVVPISAKTGQGIDELLEMILLVAEMSEIKCIPTGNARGIIIESELDKGVGPLATVIVKDGILEAGDYIVAGATYGKVRALRDEKGKRVKKAVPGDPVQIIGFNEVPDVHAILYVVDSLDQAREVAAFAQEKQKKEKLLKGKRHVRLEEFMRIGGKDETKVLNLILKSDSFGSVEALRQTIAKLETEEVHIEVVHFGIGTINASDVMLAAASDAVIIGYKVKPDSQARRQAEEEGVQIRVYQVIFDLIDDLKKALEGLLEPEEIDETVGHGEIRKVFKIKKVGSIAGVQLLDGYVTKKGFVRIYRNNQEIFDGEIESLKHYKDEVSRIDAPKECGIKFLNFDDIQEGDQLEFHVKRKVKRTLDFNESSSDS from the coding sequence ATGGCGAAGACCCGAGTTTATGAACTCGCTAAAAGATTGAAAATCACTACCAGGGAACTTATAGACGAATTGGAGGAGCTGGGAGTCTCTGTTAAAAGTCACATGTCCGTTTTAGATGATGAAATTGTCAATATAATCGTCGGCCTGTATGAGGAAGAAGAAAAAGCAGCAAAAATTAAGAAGTCAGCTTCTTCCAAGAAGAAAACCGAAAAAGAAGTAGAGGAAGAAGAAATTGAAACTCCCAAAAAGAAAAAGAAACAGGAGGAGAAAATCCCTGGTGAGGAAAAAGTCCTTCGTATCACCCCCGATGAATTGAAGCTTGACTTACTCGCCGAGAAAATGAGGGTACCTGTTTCAAAAATCGTGAAAGATCATTTTATGAAAGGGATCATATTACGCCCCGCACAGTCATTATCACTTGAAGACGCTAATCAAATTGCCGCTCAATACGGTTGGAAGCTTGAAATAGAAAAAGAAGAGATGGCTGACCCGCTGGAAGCACTCAAGAAGAAATATGAAGAACTATACAAAGATGAATCCAGACTTGTACAACGTCCCCCGGTAGTAACGGTTATGGGTCATGTTGACCATGGAAAAACAACGCTTCTCGATAGAATAAGAAAAACCAGTATAGCAGAAAAAGAAGTTGGTGGCATCACACAATCAATCGGTGCGTACCATGTAGAGGTAAACGGAAAAAAAATAACCTTTATAGACACTCCCGGCCACGAAGCATTCACAGAAATGAGAGCAAGAGGTGCTCAAGCAACGGATATAGTCATCCTTGTGGTTGCGGCCGATGATGGTGTCATGCCTCAAACCGTTGAAGCTTACAACCACGCAAAAACCGCTCAGGTTCCTATAATAGTCGCCATAAATAAAATCGACAAACCAAATGCAAGTATCGAAGCAACCAAACAGCAGCTTGCTTCAAAACTCGGGCTCGTTCCCGAAGATTGGGGCGGAGATACGATAGTTGTTCCCATATCGGCAAAAACAGGCCAGGGTATCGACGAACTTCTGGAAATGATTCTGCTTGTGGCCGAGATGTCGGAAATAAAGTGTATTCCCACAGGAAATGCTAGAGGAATTATTATCGAGTCTGAGCTTGATAAAGGTGTTGGTCCACTTGCGACAGTTATAGTTAAGGATGGGATATTGGAAGCCGGCGACTATATCGTTGCAGGAGCTACATACGGTAAAGTTCGCGCTTTGAGAGATGAAAAGGGTAAGCGTGTTAAAAAAGCTGTCCCGGGCGACCCTGTTCAGATAATAGGGTTCAATGAGGTACCGGATGTTCACGCCATACTCTACGTGGTAGATTCTCTCGATCAAGCGAGAGAAGTAGCGGCCTTTGCTCAGGAAAAACAAAAGAAAGAAAAGCTACTGAAAGGCAAGCGTCACGTGAGATTGGAAGAATTCATGCGTATCGGTGGTAAAGACGAAACAAAAGTCCTGAACCTCATACTTAAGTCCGACTCCTTTGGTTCTGTCGAAGCTTTGAGACAAACGATAGCCAAACTGGAAACAGAAGAAGTTCATATCGAGGTAGTTCATTTTGGAATAGGTACGATAAACGCAAGTGACGTTATGCTTGCAGCAGCTTCTGATGCCGTAATTATAGGTTACAAAGTAAAGCCAGACAGCCAGGCTCGAAGACAAGCAGAAGAGGAAGGCGTTCAGATCCGCGTTTATCAGGTAATCTTCGATCTCATCGATGACCTCAAAAAAGCCCTTGAAGGTCTTCTGGAACCCGAAGAAATTGATGAAACCGTTGGCCATGGCGAAATCAGAAAAGTGTTTAAGATAAAGAAAGTTGGTAGCATAGCCGGTGTACAATTACTCGATGGCTATGTAACAAAAAAAGGTTTCGTCAGAATATACAGGAACAATCAAGAGATATTCGATGGTGAAATTGAGTCGCTTAAACATTACAAAGATGAAGTCTCCAGAATAGACGCACCCAAAGAATGCGGAATCAAATTCCTGAACTTTGACGATATTCAAGAAGGTGATCAGTTAGAGTTCCATGTAAAGAGGAAAGTGAAGAGAACATTAGACTTCAACGAAAGCTCTTCGGATAGCTAA
- a CDS encoding L7Ae/L30e/S12e/Gadd45 family ribosomal protein has translation MLGFAAKARKIVFGKDQIRAYLRNRRQKKKVLVLASDASESIKKDWLKRCESQKVPFVLLKNTDRISLAKALGKVSFSAVGVTDEELAAEIVRLAEAGGEKNGEDPSL, from the coding sequence ATGCTTGGCTTTGCGGCAAAAGCAAGAAAAATTGTTTTTGGTAAAGATCAAATCAGAGCGTATCTCAGAAACAGAAGACAAAAGAAAAAAGTTCTCGTTCTGGCAAGCGATGCCAGTGAATCTATAAAAAAAGACTGGCTGAAGCGTTGTGAGAGCCAAAAGGTTCCTTTTGTTTTGCTGAAAAATACTGATCGCATAAGTTTGGCAAAAGCGTTAGGCAAAGTCAGCTTTTCAGCCGTTGGAGTTACCGATGAAGAACTCGCAGCTGAGATCGTAAGATTAGCCGAAGCAGGAGGTGAAAAAAATGGCGAAGACCCGAGTTTATGA